Part of the Branchiostoma floridae strain S238N-H82 chromosome 11, Bfl_VNyyK, whole genome shotgun sequence genome, TAGCGTTTTTGATGATGGCAAAACACCGTTAGCTGGTGGAGTGAAACCTTAGCCAGGCCCTCACTTCTACAAAGTAAACAGTAGTTACGTTTGCGTAGGAGAAGCTCAGCCGCTGAACTGGTCAATCTGTGCCTACTGCTGGTGAATAGCTCCGTACCATGGGTCAGGGGTTCTAATCCTGTTGCAGAACGTGTTAAGAGACGTGTCTGACTGGGCATGAAAGCTCGGCGCGATCACCCGTAGTAAGGACCGCGTTTGTTTGCAGTGTTAGTGTTAATAGGACATTTCCGAGCCGTTGATCTAGTTTGCAATGACGACCCTAAACCCCTCAGCTAAGGGTCCATACCGCAAATGTGTCGATGAGACATTTCGACTCTTAACGTTAAATGCCCATTTTTATATACCCCCAAAGCACGTACAGGCAAATACCCACAAGGCAGCAGTTGCTCGCATTCATTCCATGtgttgcgtgtgtgtgtgtgtgcattaatatgtatatatagtgatacatgtattaatatacatacatataccaATTCCATATATAACACGACCTAGAGCCCAGTCTCTAACCAGACGACTTAATGGTTATGTTAAACATAATCTATAGTGAACCTCTTGACGACAAGTGCCCTTAACCAACAAGTGTCAGGTCCAGCGGTTGAACTTGAGACGGCCGGATCTTTCGCCACTTCCGCCAACTAAGGGTTCGTGCACGCATGCTTTCTACATCCAAACGATATCTATTCTGTACCAGTTTTCTCCAGATGTTTCCTCATTTCGTTCTGAAATAGAATTTGTCAACAAATTGCAAAATGACATGGTGTCTTCTTCAAAACCCTGTCTTCTAGCGTAGCCTATTTTACCAAATTCTAAAAGATGCTAGTATGTGTGTCTTAAAAAAAGTTTGTATGTTCTCCTACAACGTTTATGGTATATATCCATAGCTCCCCTCTTGCACGTTTTCATGcggtactgtaacagtaaacaCAGTGCCGTGAATGGCGGACACAAGTGCTCCGTTGTGTCGCGGTGAGCAGGCAGACACCTTTCAACCCTGATCCAATATCGCACGCACTATTTCCCCTCAATGCCCAGTCAATACAACTCATGAAAGGAGAGCCACAGAAAAGTAACGTGGTTAAATTTTCCACCATCAAACAAGTCAGCCGCTGTGCCCGTTACCATGGACACGACAGATTATATTTTCTGCTGACAAAGCGATTATCATTCCATACACGTAGTTAGTGCAGTGTACATTCTATGAAGACGTTCAGTAATGTTTGATATGGACGACTCCCACCATATGCCGTGACAGACCAAATAAGACGGATTATGCTATAgccagtctctaccagacaagTATATTCTTCAGTCTATTTGGCCAGTTTCTATTGTCTTTAGAGCAACCTATGGGATAATGGAGCATTGTAGAGACTAGTATCATTCAGCATTTTCATGAAGCTTATATTCAGTTATAATCGATACGTCACGTCTTGTAGAAACTGAATGATAACCGTGTCCGTATCGCATTTTTCAGGCAAAACATGTGATTAATTGATTCAGACTATAAGAGAATATAATAGAATGCAGTacattatatcatatacaaGTATATGTGGTCTGTTAAGATACCTTGTGAGCACCAAGGACAATCATAAACATATTTGCAATTCCCAATTAACGTTGATTAAGATTTTATGAATCTACATAAGCCAGATCCCAATATTTTGATATCCGACCAGCGAAAACAACATTGTGCTAGAGCTGTTCTAGAAAGCAATAATAGTGAATTTATATATCCATGGATATCTTCGGACACTTTATGAATCAAAGTCTTTAATATATACAGGTTGGTATCGGGCAGCAAACTTCGTCACACATTGGTATTCCCGTTAACTTAATCCATAACCGTGTTTTCTTATTCAACAATACCGAAAAAACGTAAACAGAGAAGATTTTTGCGCAAAAACCTTACCACATTCTGAAAACTCCGGATAGTCGCGGTGTCCCATCGACAATATATCAACATAGGCTCTACACAATGTGGATGATTGCACAATCTGCATGTTGACTTTATAGTATCATCTCATTAAAATTCAACGAACGACCTATCATGAAAGAATACCCATCCTAAATCTTAGAGACAAACGTTAGATAATATGCTTTGTAGACGCGGGAACAAAGAAATCAGATCAACCATAGCAAGGACCAATGAAAAGCAGTTCATTGTCGACCTGAAAGCACATCCCGGATTTCCACGATCTGATTATAGATACTGTATTTCCACAACGTCTGTACTGTGTATCCCGTACAACGAGCAGTACtgaataatattaaattgtatcctgttgttttttcatatgtttgttattctgttatcagtcatgtctgttatcagtgacctgtacctagcccatcgaggcatgaatgtacaataaatgtctttcattcattcaatattccGTATATAGGTCGTATATGTCGCATCTCTCCCGTCAGTAACATATCTGCAGCAATATCACACCGATTATAGGTCCGATTATGTTTCTCTGGCGTTATCCACATGCATTACGTCATGGACACTTCGTTGGGCGTTTTTAAACTGAGTTCATATCAATCATAACGTCACAATCTTCGTCGTTTTTCCTGATATGTCAACTCACATGGCGTATTCCACCTCAAATTTTCCTGACCTCACGGTCAATGACCCGTTCCATACCGCGAACGCCGGGACCAGCGGCTCCTTGAAGTGGGAGTGGAAGGAGTACAAGTGTTTTCTTTTCTCGGCGTCGAAGAACGACAGAGTCCCGATCTCGTAGTCCAGATACACGCCGATCTGTGCGGGGCGTGTCGTCACTCTGACGTCATCGTTGATACGGTCGTGTTTAGCGGTGATGTGGCTGGAACAGCTCAGACACCAGGAGGAGTCGTTCTCACCCAGACACTCGTCGCGGGGGGTCGTCAGGAAGGCCACGCCCACCCGGTACAACGTGCTGTTCCCCACCGTTATCTCCCAGTAGTGGCGTCCCCTAGCGAACGGGAGATCACCCAGGATGGCGGCATTCACGCTGTACGGAACGTCGTAGAACCTGGAGAAAGATCCAGGGTATAAGTTCAACGGTCAATTGGGACAGAACATAAATGTTCATTCAGTTTTGACCATTCTCTTTCTAAGAGAATGGAATTGCCTGATCCGTAGATCACCGACAGAGTTTGTTACGATAACCAATGAGGTTttgtctttttaacctccttgcgaTAACATTGCAAAAATAGTATAACGACTGCGGTGCCAGTACCAAACTATCCTTATTTTGAGAAAACAACTTTCCTTACCTGCCATATTCCTCAGGATCTTCGTTTGCCTTGTCTTCTGACGTTCCTGAAGCGTAGTAGACTGTCAAGCCGTCCTTGGACACATGGAGGTCGCGGTGTGCTGTGGCCCCATCCAACTTGAACGTTGCACCTGCAAATCAGACACTGCTCAATGACGCTATCTAGCGATTTACTTGTAAACTGCAGGAAGAGATATTTCAGGCGTGCGTGTCTGTTTACTTCTTTACGGTGAGGTTTACAACCAATCAGAAAGATGTTTGAATTTGGGTTGGCCATAGTTTGAACTATGTTGCCACAACGTTAGGTAGATGAATTGATGTTTGATATCATTCCTCATTAGCACCGTGTCATTAGCTACTTCTATGTTCGGAATAGAATGGATCCGGAATGGAATGCTGCCACATTATTATTCCCATCGCGTGACCATGAAGTAATACACCTGTTTCAAGGATGTTTTGAAACACGGCGTGAcctagaaataaaacaaaaatgtaaaacgAACTAATTTACTTGTAAAAGtaccatgttttgtctaatgttgtattgtttgtttgtttggaattCCTCGCAAATGTCCTGCGGAATCGCGCCTATACTTCGAAAAACGGAATTCGCAAAAACGTGACCAGAAACATTAACACGCCGTCCCCAACACCTACAGACACGGTCTGATTATCCAAACAGTTTCTCTTTTAACATGTCAGGTTTTCAAGCTGCGCTCGGCTACTGCTGAAAGAACGTCTTTGTTCGGGACTTCGTGTCTGTTGAAGTTTTGTCATGGTTGCTTGCTGCTAAATGGGCTACTAGAGGGCGCTGTTTTTACACGCCGACAGGCATTGTGTTTCGTCATGCAACCATGTATAGATATATATCAGGAAGAACGTTCGTAAGTATAGCCGGCCCTCCATGTTAATTACACACATAGTTTTCGCCATTACAGGTTTTAGAACATTTCCCTATCCGCTGTTGGAGTATTTTTAGTCATAGTGATAAGTCTAGCTTGCACTGTTTTCTTAAGAGAACAACCTTCGAGCCTTTGTGAACCCTTCTTTCCTCACACAGAATACCAGAAATTCTCCTCGCGACTCTGTCATGTATAGAGGAGGAAAGTAAACATGGATACCAATGCAGGGTAAAATATTTGACTGGTCCCTAAATGAACTAGATAAAAGGACAGTCGTGGCAATGAGAAGTATGTGGGTAGgaaaatgggtaaaaaaaatatgaaaatatgtaaTATTTGTTGGTTATTCTGCCCTTCTTCGCTTCTGAGGAgcttttttctaatttcattttaCGCCCTTATCCCCTCCAAATTCGAACAGATTATATTTCCTTTTTCCTTGAAAGCCCAGTGCTGTGTGAGAAATAACCCTTGTATTCATTTCCCCACATCAAAACAATTAACCCGGTCCGACTGGTAGATAAGTGAAAACAATAGCGGAACCCGATCCAACCCTCACACAGCCAGGAGACAAAACGTTTCAATGTGTGCAGCTCTGACTAACTCAGGGGTCAACCATTGCACATCCAGGAGGGATAATGATGTTAATTCATAGGCTCTTATCGAGTTTGAAAAATAGGAATAGGGCCGGGTCGACGTGAGAAAGTAACACCTGTGCTGCAGATGAGAGTGGACTGAAAACATGGACACATTTTCGTCATTGTCCGGCCGTATGGACAGTGCAATGATGGTAAATTTGTCTTGCTCTTGATGGGTTTGCGAGTAAAATTTGAAATCAATATTCCACACAAAATCAAATGCACCGCCCCTTATGAAGGACTAACTCAGTATGTCGTTTGGGCACTTCAATAAATTATTGCAGAAGACGGTGCGACCAGGGGAAACCAGGCGGTACCATCCAGGCGTACAAAGGAACACAAGGGTCACGGTGTCATGGAGCCACCTGGGTAACGAGTGTTCCCAATAGCCTGTATGCTGGGAGAGGATTCTCGGAATTGTACAATGCTTGCTTGTGTTGGCAGTGTGTATCAAAGCCGCTTCCAACTTCCATTTaaaaccattttcgaacacaCTGCCTCTGTTTTGAATTGTAATCATTATAATAAAGATACCAATAGCATTACGATATACATTTAACTCAATATGTTAGCAATTACACTTAatcaaatatgcaaaatgaGATAAAGAAGGTTTCCTTGGAGATATTCGTGGTACAacacgtttgttgttgttgagagCCAATGGGGAATGTGAGCTTTTGTACATGAAACCAGATAAAACATTTGCATTTCTTTCTTCTAGAAAAAGGTACAACTAACGTCCCTAAAGGAGAAATGAGTCTTTTATGTTTACCGTGGAAGCTGAAGCAATCCCAACCCTGGTTTTAATCAACTCATTGACAACATGTCACAACAGAGAGCACGCCATATGGCCAGGATACTGTCACTTTGCAGTAACATTAGCAGATGTTTTGTAAACAACACATCCGGGTATCGATACGCCGGAGCCTGTTCTTACAATGTTTGTGTTCCAAACATGTCTGGTCTGTGCCTGCGGGACGACTTGTTGTCCAACAACACATCCATCACGAGTTTACACATTAGGTAGGACATGTTGACGGGCTCGTCAGGTCAGGACATGTTATTGTTGGGAGGTGGGCGTTGTCAGTGTTGctcacaaaaattgaaaaatgtacttttgggaGCAAAACAAATTATCACACTAACGTTACAGGCATTCAATCACTAGTCTACGATAAACATCTAGCCAGCACTCTACCATCAACACCATTTAAGATTCTTATTACAAGGAAAGACGATGTTTTCGGTTGCCAAAATGAATGATACTCTTACTCTTAGCTACTTGTTTAGGGGTAAGTTTATAAACTGTGTGGCACCGTGCCATATCTATAGCACCCGTCTAAGAGTTAGGCGATAATAGCCTTAATAGCTTTTACATTAACACTTCCTGACAATTATTAACTCCCTAAGGGATCAGTGTTACAAAGTGGTTTGGGCACCAACTGTACTAACATGTACTGTTGCAGTGAGCATATTTCCTTGTAAGAAATTCTATGTTAGGGGTGGCATGGTTAGTGCTGGCTAACTACTGTATACCACGACTATACACCAGAGAAATAAACTAATGAGTAATGTTTTGTTACACATTCTATGTACTTTACTGTAGTACTCACAAAACTGTGTGGCCTTTTAAAGCTTAGTACGCCTTGTGCAACAAGAAGACCATATCAGTATATTCAAAGATTGTGATAAGTTCTGACGCGGTTTCCTTGGGTTTACCAAGATAGAACTTTATCACAAACGTATCTGTCACGAGTTCGGTGACCTACAGAACTGACGCATGTCGTTCGTACTCGATCAAGTAAATACAGCTGGAAGCTAGGAACTGTGGGGACAGTACATACGATACGTACCTCACAGATATACCCAGATATGTGTGAGCTGTTTAAAATTAAAGCACAGTAAATCTTGTTGCAAGCCGCGCTTACGTGTCAAAGTTCGTCAGCTTGTTTATTGTAGTGGGAGAATTCCTCCGCCCTCCCCCAATGCAATATTACAGCTCATTACCGCAATCACCACACATAACCACATaattatctctctctctcagatATCTGTGACTGCTTCTTGAAGGCGCCTTACCCTGACAGCAAGACGTCGAGagtctcctcttcttctccttaAATGACGAGGTTTTGCTTCCCTTCCTGTGTAGTTTGGTGGAACCCCTCCTTACCACGCCACCTGGAGCCGAGGACGGCCTTTCCGACATGTTGTGGGTTCTTCGGCCTTCTTCTGGTCGCTCCTGGCCGCTCCACCGCCCGTGTGCCCGCCTGAGTCCACCCCAACCCGCGGTATTCTGGCAATTTTAACTTCCAACTGCGTAACCTTTCCCCCCTCGAGCCGGCGCACAAGGCTAGCGTTTCAAAACACACAAGTGGCCGTCCTGAGAGGCGTGCCTGACGACGTAACAATCCCCCTGGTCCTTCCGTTCCCCATTGTCCCCTTGGAAACCGTATACAGGCCGGCTTTAAAGGCCTGATCCCCGCGGCTAGAGGTTAGGTTCTCCCGCAAACTGTTACCGTGTTGGGAACTGAGGGGCTATTTTTCTTCTGGTCCCTGAGATTGTAGTGAGTGGCACTCGGTGGGGTCCCTTTGGGCGTTTCCAAATAGTTTGTGTGTTTCTTGTGTCTATAAATTATTTGCCTTGTTGCTGATACTGACTGATGGCCAGAGATAGGCCAGAGATTATACAGCGGCCATACGGACAGTGTCGAGCAACCCGAGGTGCAATTGGAATGTTGAATTGTTTGGTCTCCCCCCTTCAGTGTTTGTGTTCATATTTTAAGAAGTGACGCAAGATCACGCAACGGTGcgttgtatcttttttttttattattagatGAAAGATCTTTGGAATGTTTTAGTGATATCGTGCCATAGTCATTCTTTGTACGCAGGTTCGTATTTTTGTTCTATGAAATTTATCCACGTATTACATGTATAGGATAATCTTAATaagtgaataaataaataaatagccGCACGAACACGGGTTGCTGAATAAATAGCCGCACGAACACGGGTTGCTGACAAGTCGAGTTCCAGCTGCTACAGTACTGTTGGCGCGAGGCAGTTTCCTCACGACATCTAGCGATGGTATCGAGATTGCAGTGTAATGGAACTGAATCTGTCCAGGACCTACTTACTGTGAAAACATGCcatgaatgggcgatactcaaaacaacgatTCTCGcgacaaaggattctgtttgatGGAGCATCCGACGTCCACTTGTGTTTAAAGATCCTATCTTTATGTAATCAACACAACAGGGTTAACATGACtgtgttttagaccaagtttctacactgaaacgtataatctgttcatcttctactagcctggtatccagccgtaatatagctcccggaAGGNNNNNNNNNNNNNNNNNNNNNNNNNNNNNNNNNNNNNNNNNNNNNNNNNNNNNNNNNNNNNNNNNNNNNNNNNNNNNNNNNNNNNNNNNNNNNNNNNNNNNNNNNNNNNNNNNNNNNNNNNNNNNNNNNNNNNNNNNNNNNNNNNNNNNNNNNNNNNNNNNNNNNNNNNNNNNNNNNNNNNNNNNNNNNNNNNNNNtcgggagctatattacggctggataccaggctatcttCTACTCGGTCACAAAAATCTGGTGCACTGGTTTTTACCCTGTCTCTAACATATCAATCCCCCATAACGGCCCGGGGTGTCCAGAAAACGATACGATCTGcgttaacatctgcttggagaatgaaGATCTCACTCGGACATTTTCAGCCTAGGAACAATGaaattagcctccaccaggccgtcCTACGGGGGTACGAGGATGGTAAGAATTCGGGAAAAAATGGCCAGGGAAGTCGGTCCACGCTGTGTTCCCCTTCCGGACTGCACCCTCGGGTTGCAAAACTGGccaggcaaattattctccctataacaacCAGCGTAGTTGAATCGAGTTAAGACTACAGCAAGATATTTAGTAATCTGCTCGGCCGGTTCTTTTGTTGTATCCTGTAATTTTCCGTCACGCAGGTGGCATTCCCTGCCTTCTCATTTCAGTGTCAGAGGTCTCCGCGTCAGTATTCGAAACACCCAATCAGATcttacggtgccataagatagtatcaaagatgGCCAATGAGtacagccggccaaagggagtcagacgggcaccatagcatgcacactcctaggccggcttttGACATTATCTTATCATCGCAGCTACTGTAAGATCTGCTAAGAGAATACGGGAGAGGGCGGTAACCACAATCCGTGGTTTTCCCGTCGTTCTACGACGTATGAGCGTCTCTCGCGCCTCGTCCCCCACAATATTGAGTCACGAATAACATTTGTAGGTCTAACGTTAGACTATTCCCATAAGAATGATTAAAGGGGTATTTGGACAATTGATAATCATTATACTCAGGCCAGGCTGTTTTCACTTACCCACTGGAGCCTAAGTACTGCAGACAATAAATCGTTCAAATCGCTCCCTGTCAGCGACTGAGCATGCAATTTCTAATCTTTGTAGACTCCAAAGAATGAAAAGTTCGTTCTACCGTTTTTTGTTTTGACAGATTATGtacaaatctttattgacacgacaaaagcacagcggctttcgtaaggtctacatgtataacaactacttacagtacaactaaacacagaTATATGGATATTTATAGGTATGAGTAAGTCAACATATAGGGACTAGCATGTCATTATGTAACTATGCGGCACAACAATATAGCTAGCCCCGGTACTTTTCCATGATCACTCATGGATAAAGGCTATAGTAAGTTATTTACAGTTTTTAGTTGTACAACCGTGAATATGGGGACATAATCGAAAATCAGGATCAAAAACACTACCTACGATATGTCAGAAAGTGATACATCTCTGAATCGGGAAGTACAAGATACTCTACTACAGCACAAGTATTAAAATAGTTCGTTCAATAGTATTAACTTTAGTTGGGCTTCTGCTCTTGACCAAGAGCAAACGTTGTGTACAACTATGAAACACCAGCCTTTGTATACTTGTCATCTGTCTGCCTTATATTAGTATCAAAACCATCTTGTTTGACATATCTATCAACATTGCTGCTATTGTGATAATTTCTTTCATTCAGTTTTGTATCTATTCTTTGTCTGAAAAGTTGTGTATGTGTACTAAATTTGATTCAAACGAGAATTGTTTCCATCATGCCTAGCCTAACCGTGCACGTGATCATGACTAGATCAACCGGTCACATCGGAAGGCCGGCCACTCCTCAATCATTATGCAAGATCAAGCTGTCGTGAAGCGTTGTCTGTAAAGCCGCTTTGGAAACACGGTCGAAGGAAGTTTCAGTATCCGTTCTCCACACTTTACAGGTACGTTCGTTCCCTTACACTTTTACTACCGTAGGCATTTTGATTTGTACATGACCCACAGTGTGTACATGACCGATGCTTGAAGCAAGGAGGTGCTTGGAGTCACTGAGTCAAAGCTAGGCTATAAAGACTCTTTCCTGAAAGCTCTCTCGATCTccaagacaccggatggttgtctgaaacgtctgaccgttttcaaaatcatatccagttgcttgattaactgaTTTTTGGCGAATCattattacctgggtgtctaacctttatcgacataTCTTGGTTCTACCAGTTTGTCTGCAATAAAAAAAGCATGTCTAACTTTTTTGACGGTTTGGCTGTAAAATCAAAATTACACAGTTAGGAAATAGTCCCCCGTTAAAGAATCTACAAAGTCTTAAGGGCTTTTTTTCAGCATGCAGTAAAAAAGGCCGATGTAATTGGTCGACGTTCGAAACACAATAACCCAAAGTAAGAATTGAACCCTGTGGTCACACCTTCTGAGATACCGATCAACAAAAGCCGCCCAAGAGTGCCCCAAGCGCATTTTTTGTGAACATTGTGCTGTTGGTATTTCACACACGCTCTTCGTCAATTTTTGACATATACAACCTTTGACGTTGATAATGATCTAAAAGAAGCTTAAGACAGCTAAATTTTGCTCGGAACATCCACCGCTGCCCCATGAATGCGATAAAGTTGCTGTTATAGTgtactactctactctagtctcCACAACAATATACGGCACAAAACCCGGCCCGTCCTACACGATAGGCGTTCCCACGGAACCATAACAGACAGCCAAATTATCCTAATCACTGACTCCAGTCATCAGAGCACTGACAATTGGTAGATATGACAAACATTATGATAAATGGTAAGATGAAGACGCATGTGGTCTGCCCATGGCACCAACTGTCTGTGAAAATCATTactcaactagaaaggccgacatttgcttgagagcaaatacagcatatttcagccataccccttcccacgcaacattggactgttccaaatcacccatgcgcaaaaatggaacatcttaacagtacattatcccccaaagtggactagtattgtgaattgattccaaaTCAAAACAGGGCTTGCTCAAGATGCCCctggcccatatggaagaagataatcttccacaggagcccctATGCATGACTTATTGTTTTTAAGTAtatcgcggcagctcctatttttccgaaagtgaaaaaaaacaccgcaTCCTCCATTTAGAAGATTTTCATCgtgaaattacatgaagccattcaacaatttcctgTACAATAACTACGTCTACTTACCGTTATCAGCTCCTAGTGATGTGTGTACATTTATTATTACattgaacttttcttttattcaagtatggcatgcgttttaataattatcaatcaggtgcaggtactgtgtactctccaagcagaggttaggctcccgGGGTTGCTAATGGCACTTGCCCTCGCTCATCTCATTCGGCGCGTTGGGAGTTACGGNNNNNNNNNNNNNNNNNNNNNNNNNNNNNNNNNNNNNNNNNNNNNNNNNNNNNNNNNNNNNNNNNNNNNNNNNNNNNNNNNNNNNNNNNNNNNNNNNNNNNNNNNNNNNNNNNNNNNNNNNNNNNNNNNNNNNNNNNNNNNNNNNNNNNNNNNNNNNNNNNNNNNNNNNNNNNNNNNNNNNNNNNacctaacctctgcttggagagtaggtactgtgtagttgaagtgttgttttttttttcaagctgaaaacttaaatcttcttcttgttttgtatgagccattgcATAAACGGaaacgtctcgaatttttaaagaatttgtCGGTCtttcgcttcatttcttttctgaaaaattccaggaccaacaacttaacttgatgtggctttatctatatatttcatttccttctttgttaagtgtATCCTCCTGCATACCACTATTagattgttttactttgtatgcaacagcCATCGGGCGTAATCTTCTTGTGTTAGTGTTATAagttcctgctcgtagcgtgcgagacccggagaATAGGAGTTGCtaccttgttcgagggtttttttttttcgggggtCAGCGGTGATACCCTGGTACtgggagtgttttattgggctaaaactctggcagtttaaagttacttacaatttgaatgtacaaagtttacgtaataaaaacgacaacaacactagaagtacctacaatGTAGgctacatttgctcgggaaaaaatacatcacttttct contains:
- the LOC118426179 gene encoding SPRY domain-containing protein 4-like, with the translated sequence MSERPSSAPGGVVRRGSTKLHRKGSKTSSFKEKKRRLSTSCCQGATFKLDGATAHRDLHVSKDGLTVYYASGTSEDKANEDPEEYGRFYDVPYSVNAAILGDLPFARGRHYWEITVGNSTLYRVGVAFLTTPRDECLGENDSSWCLSCSSHITAKHDRINDDVRVTTRPAQIGVYLDYEIGTLSFFDAEKRKHLYSFHSHFKEPLVPAFAVWNGSLTVRSGKFEVEYAM